From a single Bacillus gobiensis genomic region:
- a CDS encoding YodL domain-containing protein codes for MRFSFQVFKKKAPEYDITIFQTPDIGEKKGYEPVYQTELDGRSHREVLDTVFSKFNVLDTVPSDYKARFIRTGDIVLISENKKKETYYKLSSMGWREITIPNLPMSAISC; via the coding sequence ATGAGATTCAGTTTTCAAGTATTTAAGAAAAAGGCTCCAGAATATGATATTACGATTTTTCAAACTCCGGATATTGGTGAGAAAAAAGGGTACGAGCCTGTCTATCAAACAGAATTAGATGGGAGATCACACAGGGAAGTATTGGATACGGTGTTTTCTAAATTTAATGTGCTCGATACGGTACCTTCTGATTACAAAGCAAGATTTATTCGTACTGGGGATATTGTATTAATAAGCGAAAATAAGAAAAAGGAAACATACTATAAGCTTTCTTCGATGGGCTGGCGGGAAATTACGATACCAAACCTGCCGATGTCTGCAATTAGCTGCTAA